The Planctomycetota bacterium genome has a segment encoding these proteins:
- a CDS encoding glycosyltransferase family 4 protein, which yields MKQHVLFSFPRRLGVPGIGHTAWCQVSQLVRQGFAVHLVCGSLERPVKGLASLRQTMKLRLAGGLIGHVKLSYRLLGPRALQRHDQIAAGVLRQISRRHAVVVHAWPGGALHTMQVARDLGAASLLERPNAHTAYAFEAVASEYDRLGMSSPAGHSHTADPVRLEQEEAEFAAADRIACPSPFVRKTFLDRGFTPERLALTSYGYDPERLPKHREPRGESMRFAFIGSAEPRKGLHFALRAWRAIEDKRGATFTIVGGMLPGYEQALGDLLTQPGVKYLGHQNDVAVVLGRTDFLVLPSIEEGSAIVTYEARAAGCGLVVSEAAGARCDHEVHGLVHPVGDVDALTAHLRMLINQPDTADALIAESTRTGHRWNWFNAGTELAAVLRSMSTELTEVFA from the coding sequence GTGAAGCAGCACGTCCTGTTCAGCTTCCCGCGTCGGCTCGGCGTTCCGGGGATCGGCCACACCGCATGGTGTCAAGTATCGCAGCTCGTGCGGCAGGGCTTTGCGGTGCATCTGGTTTGCGGTTCGCTGGAGCGGCCGGTCAAGGGGCTCGCGTCCTTGCGGCAGACGATGAAGTTGCGACTGGCGGGCGGGCTCATCGGGCATGTGAAGCTGTCGTACCGATTGCTCGGGCCGCGTGCTTTGCAGCGTCATGATCAGATCGCGGCGGGAGTGTTGCGGCAGATCAGTCGTCGACATGCCGTGGTCGTTCACGCCTGGCCCGGCGGTGCGTTGCACACGATGCAGGTCGCCCGTGACCTCGGCGCGGCTTCGTTGCTCGAACGGCCCAACGCCCACACGGCGTATGCGTTCGAGGCCGTCGCGTCGGAGTACGACCGACTGGGCATGTCGTCGCCGGCCGGGCACAGCCACACCGCCGACCCGGTCCGGCTCGAACAGGAAGAGGCCGAGTTCGCCGCCGCCGATCGGATTGCCTGCCCGTCGCCGTTTGTTCGCAAGACGTTTCTCGATCGCGGGTTCACCCCCGAACGCCTCGCACTCACCAGCTACGGCTACGACCCCGAGCGTTTGCCCAAACACCGCGAACCACGGGGCGAATCGATGCGTTTCGCGTTCATCGGCAGCGCCGAGCCGCGTAAGGGTTTGCACTTCGCCCTCCGTGCTTGGCGGGCGATCGAAGACAAGCGCGGTGCGACGTTCACCATCGTCGGCGGGATGCTGCCGGGGTACGAGCAAGCCCTGGGTGACCTGCTCACCCAACCGGGCGTGAAGTACCTCGGCCATCAGAACGACGTCGCGGTGGTGCTGGGCCGCACGGACTTTCTGGTGTTGCCGAGCATCGAGGAGGGCAGCGCGATCGTGACCTACGAAGCGCGGGCGGCGGGTTGCGGGCTGGTGGTTTCCGAGGCGGCGGGGGCGCGGTGTGACCACGAAGTTCACGGCTTGGTGCATCCGGTCGGTGACGTCGACGCACTCACGGCGCACCTGCGGATGTTGATCAATCAGCCCGACACTGCTGACGCGCTCATTGCCGAGAGCACACGAACGGGGCATCGGTGGAACTGGTTCAACGCCGGCACGGAACTCGCCGCGGTCCTGCGGTCGATGTCCACCGAACTGACGGAGGTGTTCGCATGA